TCAACTATTGGGGGAGCTGTATTAAAAACTGAAAATGGTGAAATTGAAGTTAACAATACAATTGAAGCTAGAATGTTAAGATTTAAAAAATCTTTACGTTCAGAAGTTGCAAAAGTTTTATTTAAATAATGAGGAATGATTATGGCTGATGAATTAATTGGAATAATAAACAATTTGGGCATCCCTACTGAAGCATTTCTTGTTATAGTAATTCTTGCTTTTTTGGCTATTGGAGCAGTTATTGTTATTGTTGCAAGTAGGCCTGTACTGGATATTTATCCTTATCTTCAACCTAATGCTAGAGTTAGAGCTAGAAAAGGAAGATTATTCAATGAAAAGCAACTTTCTGAGATAATAGAAGCAGATAATATTGAAGAAGTTACAAATTATCTTAGGGGTTTTAAGGATTATGCCGATTATGTAGATAAATACCCTATTGAAAAGGCTTTAGATGTTCAGCTTGCTGAATCATATAATTTAATTTCAAGAATAGCCCCAAATTCAGTTAAAGATACTTTTTCTCTTCTAGCTAAAAAAGTTGATATTTCAAATATAAAAAGCCTCATTGCTGCTAAAGAAATGGGTTTGAGTAGAGAAGAGACTTTAAATTTCTTAATACCTGTTGGAAATCATTATGAAACTTTTGAACAACTAGCTGATGTTAAAACAGTAAGTGATATTATAAATGGTTTGGATGGAACTGAATATGCGACTTTACTTGAAGATGCACTTCCAACTTATAATGAATCAAAGATGGTTTTACCTTTAGAGTCTGCTTTAGATAAATACTTTTTAGAAAGTATCTTATCAAAATCTGCAGTTGCTACAGATAATAATAGTAGATTATTACATGAATTTATTGGTGCTCAAGTTGATGTAGCTAACCTAAAACTTATAATTAGGGCAAAAAATGATAATTTATCATTTGATGAAGCAGGTTCTTTCTTAATTAAAAGTGGTTATCAAATAAGAGAATGGAAAATGAAAGATCTTCTTGAATCTGATAGTGTTTCAGATATTGTTGGTAGGTTAGAAGGAACTGATTATCATGAAGTGCTTTCTGAGTCTCTTCCAGAATATAATGAAAAAAATTCTCTCGAAGTTCTTGAAAAAGCATTGGATAATTTTGTTTATGAAACTGCAAAGTCATTATCTATACAAAACACTTTAGGTGTAGGTCCAATAATTAGCTACTTAACAAAGAAAGAAAATGAGATTAAAAATTTAAAACTTATTTTACGTGCTAAAAGAGAGGTTAACTTTTCAGTATCTGAAATTCAGGAGATGTTAGTATGAAGTCCTCTGTAGCAATAATTGGAGATCTTGATACTGTTACAGGTTTTCAACTTGGTGGAGTAAAGGTAAGTAAGGTTGTAGAAACAAATGAAGATGCAGAAAATGCATTGGATGAATTAATTAATGATGAAGTTTCAATTATAATTATCACAGAAAATATAGCTGATAATATTAGGAAATACATGGAGAAAAAAATTGGTTCCAATGTGTTACCAATGATTATTGAAATACCAGATAAATCTGGCCCATCTGATAGGGAAAGCGATCCTATGGGTGAACTTATTAAAAGAGTTATTGGGGTAGAGATGGTTAAATGATTACTGAAGGAAATATTATTAAAATTGCAGGTCCTGTTATCATCGCAGATGGTATGAGAGGAACTCAAATGCATGAAATGGTTAAGGTAGGTAGCGACAAGCTTATTGGTGAAATCATTGAGCTTGAAGGTGACACTGCAACTATTCAGGTTTATGAAGAAACAGCTGGGTTAAAACCTGGTGAAAAAATAGAAAGTACTGGTGGACCATTGTCTGTAGAACTTGGACCTGGTATTATGGGTTCAATCTTTGATGGAATCCAAAGACCACTAGAAGTTATTAAAGAAAAAACTGGCGACTTTATTGAAAGAGGTGTAGATGTACCATCTATTGATAAAGAGAAAAAATGGACTTTTAAACCAGTAGCAAAAGTAGGAGATAAAGTACAAGGTGGAGATGTTCTTGGAGAAGTACAAGAAACTTCTGCAGTTCTCCAAAAGATTTTACTTCCTCCAACTATTGAAGGTACAGTAAAAAGCATTGTTAGTAGTGGTGAATTTACAGTAGAAGAAGATATTGCTGAGATAGAAACTGCTGATGATGTTAAAAAAGTTCAAATGTTACAAAAATGGCCAGTTAGGAAAGGTAGACCTTACAAAGATAAGCTTGACCCTGATGTTCCTCTTGTAACTGGACAAAGAACACAAGACACATTTTTCCCTGTAGCTAAAGGTGGTACTGCTGCTATTCCTGGTCCTTTTGGGTCTGGAAAAACTGTTACACAACAACAATTAGCTAAATGGTCTGATGCAGATATTATTGTATATGTTGGATGTGGAGAACGTGGAAACGAAATGACTGAGGTACTTTTAGAGTTCCCAGAACTTGAAGATCCAAAAACTGGAAATCCTTTAATGGATAGAACAGTTCTTATAGCTAATACATCTAACATGCCTGTTGCAGCTCGTGAAGCTTGTGTATATACTGGTATTACTATTGCTGAATACTTCCGTGATCAAGGTTATGATGTAGCTCTTATGGCAGATTCAACTTCACGTTGGGCAGAAGCTATGAGGGAGATTTCAGGAAGACTTGAAGAGATGCCTGGTGAAGAAGGATATCCTGCATATCTTGCTTCAAGACTTGCTCAATTCTATGAAAGAGCTGGAAGAGTTAATACATTAGGTAGTGAAAGTAAAGTTTCCTCTGTTTCTGTTGTTGGAGCTGTTTCTCCTCCTGGTGGGGACTTATCTGAACCAGTTACACAAAACACTTTACGTATTTGTAAAGTATTTTGGGCATTAGATGCGTCTCTTGCAGATAAACGTCATTTCCCTTCAATTGATTGGTTACAAAGTTATTCCTTATATGTTGATAGTGTACAAGAATGGTGGAAAGAAACTGTTGGGGGAGATTGGAGGTCTGCTCGTGATGAAGCTATGGTTTTACTACAAAAAGAATCTGAACTTCAAGAAATTGTACAGCTTGTAGGTCCTGATGCACTTCCAGATAGTGAACAAGTTACCTTAGAAACTACTCGTATGTTAAGAGAAGATTTCTTACAGCAAAACGCTTATCATGAAGTTGATACTTACTGTTCTCCTTCAAAACAATTCCAACTTTTAAGCACAATTATACTATTCCAAAAAGAAGCAAATAAGGCTTTAGAAAGAGGAGCTAACTCTAAAGATATTATTGGATTAAGTGTTAAAGAAGATATTGGTAGGTTAAAATTTATTGCTGAAGATGATTTCCCTACAAAGGTGAAATCTGTTCAAGAAGAGATTATTAAACAATGTGGTGAGGTGTAAAAAATGAATACTGATATTAAAACAAGAGAATACACCACAGTTACTGAGGTTGCTGGTCCTTTAATGATTGTTGAAGGAGTGGAAGGTGTTGCTTATAACGAGATAGTAGAAATTGAAACACCCGATGGCGAAAACAGAAGAGGTCAAGTTCTTGAAGTTAGAACAGATATTGCAGTTATCCAAGTTTTTGAAGGAACTAGTGATTTAAATACTAAAAATACAAAAACTCGTTTTACTGGTGAAACAGCTAAGATTGGTGTTTCATTAGATATGATGGGACGTATTTTTGATGGTACTGGTAAACCTATTGATGGTGGTCCAGAGATTATACCTGAAAAAGAATTAGATATTAATGGTAACCCAATGAACCCTTCTGCTCGTGAATTTCCTGCAGAATTTATTCAGACTGGTATTTCTACTATTGATGGTATGAACACTTTAGTTAGAGGCCAAAAATTACCTATATTCTCAGGTTCTGGTTTACCTCACAATGACTTAGCTGCACAAATTGCAAGACAAGCTAAGGTAATTGGTGAAGATACTGAGTTTGCAGTTATATTTGCTGCTATGGGTATTACTCACGAAGAAGCTAACTTTTTCATGAAGGATTTTGAAAGAACTGGAGCTCTTGAAAGGGTTACTGTATTTATGAATTTAGCAGATGATCCTGCTATTGAAAGGATTCTTACTCCTAAAATGGCTCTTACTACTGCAGAATATTTAGCTTTTGAACATGACATGCATGTATTGGTTATTTTAACTGATTTAACTAACTACTGTGAAGCTTTAAGGGAAGTTTCTGCAGCTCGTAATGAGGTTCCTGGAAGAAGAGGTTATCCTGGATACATGTACACTGATTTAGCTGGTTTATATGAACGTGCTGGTCGTATAGCTGGTAAAGAAGGTTCTATTACTCAAATGCCTATATTAGTCATGCCTCAAGATGATATTACTCACCCAATTCCTGATTTAACTGGTTATATCACTGAAGGGCAAATTGTACTTAGTCGTGATCTTCACAGAAAAGGTATTTATCCTCCTGTAGATGTACTTCCTTCTTTATCTCGTTTGATGAGTGGGGGTATTGGTGAAAACAGGACTCGTGAAGACCATAGTGGTGTTTCTGATCAATTATACTCTGCTTATGCAGAAGGTCGTGATTTAAGAGATTTAGTAGCTGTTGTTGGTGAAGAAGCTCTTACTGAAAGAGATCAAAAGTTCTTGAAATTTGCTGATGCTTTTGAAGAAGAATTCATTACTCAAGCTAAAGATGAAGATAGGACTATCCAGGAAACTTTAGATCTTGGTTGGAAATTATTAAGTTTATTACCTAGAACTGAACTTAAAAGGGTTAAGGAAGAACATATTCCAATTTATCTTCCAAATGAATAGTATGAATAATTAAATCCATAAGAAAATTATAATTAGTACAAATACTTATTTTACTAATTATTTTTTCT
This window of the Methanobrevibacter arboriphilus JCM 13429 = DSM 1125 genome carries:
- a CDS encoding ATP synthase subunit A, which translates into the protein MITEGNIIKIAGPVIIADGMRGTQMHEMVKVGSDKLIGEIIELEGDTATIQVYEETAGLKPGEKIESTGGPLSVELGPGIMGSIFDGIQRPLEVIKEKTGDFIERGVDVPSIDKEKKWTFKPVAKVGDKVQGGDVLGEVQETSAVLQKILLPPTIEGTVKSIVSSGEFTVEEDIAEIETADDVKKVQMLQKWPVRKGRPYKDKLDPDVPLVTGQRTQDTFFPVAKGGTAAIPGPFGSGKTVTQQQLAKWSDADIIVYVGCGERGNEMTEVLLEFPELEDPKTGNPLMDRTVLIANTSNMPVAAREACVYTGITIAEYFRDQGYDVALMADSTSRWAEAMREISGRLEEMPGEEGYPAYLASRLAQFYERAGRVNTLGSESKVSSVSVVGAVSPPGGDLSEPVTQNTLRICKVFWALDASLADKRHFPSIDWLQSYSLYVDSVQEWWKETVGGDWRSARDEAMVLLQKESELQEIVQLVGPDALPDSEQVTLETTRMLREDFLQQNAYHEVDTYCSPSKQFQLLSTIILFQKEANKALERGANSKDIIGLSVKEDIGRLKFIAEDDFPTKVKSVQEEIIKQCGEV
- a CDS encoding ATP synthase subunit B, yielding MNTDIKTREYTTVTEVAGPLMIVEGVEGVAYNEIVEIETPDGENRRGQVLEVRTDIAVIQVFEGTSDLNTKNTKTRFTGETAKIGVSLDMMGRIFDGTGKPIDGGPEIIPEKELDINGNPMNPSAREFPAEFIQTGISTIDGMNTLVRGQKLPIFSGSGLPHNDLAAQIARQAKVIGEDTEFAVIFAAMGITHEEANFFMKDFERTGALERVTVFMNLADDPAIERILTPKMALTTAEYLAFEHDMHVLVILTDLTNYCEALREVSAARNEVPGRRGYPGYMYTDLAGLYERAGRIAGKEGSITQMPILVMPQDDITHPIPDLTGYITEGQIVLSRDLHRKGIYPPVDVLPSLSRLMSGGIGENRTREDHSGVSDQLYSAYAEGRDLRDLVAVVGEEALTERDQKFLKFADAFEEEFITQAKDEDRTIQETLDLGWKLLSLLPRTELKRVKEEHIPIYLPNE
- a CDS encoding V-type ATP synthase subunit F, translating into MKSSVAIIGDLDTVTGFQLGGVKVSKVVETNEDAENALDELINDEVSIIIITENIADNIRKYMEKKIGSNVLPMIIEIPDKSGPSDRESDPMGELIKRVIGVEMVK
- a CDS encoding V-type ATP synthase subunit C is translated as MADELIGIINNLGIPTEAFLVIVILAFLAIGAVIVIVASRPVLDIYPYLQPNARVRARKGRLFNEKQLSEIIEADNIEEVTNYLRGFKDYADYVDKYPIEKALDVQLAESYNLISRIAPNSVKDTFSLLAKKVDISNIKSLIAAKEMGLSREETLNFLIPVGNHYETFEQLADVKTVSDIINGLDGTEYATLLEDALPTYNESKMVLPLESALDKYFLESILSKSAVATDNNSRLLHEFIGAQVDVANLKLIIRAKNDNLSFDEAGSFLIKSGYQIREWKMKDLLESDSVSDIVGRLEGTDYHEVLSESLPEYNEKNSLEVLEKALDNFVYETAKSLSIQNTLGVGPIISYLTKKENEIKNLKLILRAKREVNFSVSEIQEMLV